From Sporichthyaceae bacterium, one genomic window encodes:
- a CDS encoding acVLRF1 family peptidyl-tRNA hydrolase yields MKADAPCGPRWVDVAPERVPKWLDNFGERNGRPVPLTPSADGLRAIAANGTVADVFVPFALDWVVPEGPEGPRRGPAGIALVLAVRNHALRDRRVGVLLMRLGGHAAGVFDGPGLVTSKVGSTYVQGRTAAGGRSQQRFARRRANQADAARDAAAEVAVRILLPAAATLDALVLGGERTGVEKVLADDRLAALREVPTEPRFLTVADPRQAVLLSTPAMFRAVRVRVVDPGPDQVLASDS; encoded by the coding sequence GTGAAGGCTGACGCACCGTGCGGCCCGCGGTGGGTCGATGTCGCCCCGGAGCGGGTGCCGAAGTGGTTGGACAACTTCGGTGAACGCAACGGCCGCCCGGTCCCGCTGACCCCGAGCGCGGACGGGCTGCGGGCGATCGCCGCGAACGGCACGGTGGCCGACGTGTTCGTGCCGTTCGCGTTGGACTGGGTCGTGCCCGAGGGTCCGGAGGGTCCACGTCGCGGCCCGGCGGGGATCGCGTTGGTGCTGGCCGTGCGCAACCACGCACTGCGGGACCGCCGGGTCGGCGTGCTGCTGATGCGGCTCGGCGGCCACGCCGCCGGGGTGTTCGACGGACCGGGGTTGGTGACCTCGAAGGTGGGTTCGACCTACGTCCAGGGCCGCACCGCCGCCGGGGGCCGATCGCAGCAGCGGTTCGCGCGCCGTCGCGCGAACCAGGCCGACGCCGCTCGCGACGCCGCCGCCGAGGTCGCAGTCCGCATCCTGCTGCCCGCTGCCGCCACGTTGGACGCGTTGGTGCTCGGCGGCGAACGCACCGGGGTGGAGAAGGTGCTGGCCGACGACCGATTGGCCGCGCTGCGTGAGGTGCCGACAGAGCCGCGATTCCTGACCGTCGCGGACCCACGCCAAGCGGTGCTGCTGTCCACCCCGGCGATGTTCCGGGCGGTGCGCGTCCGGGTCGTGGACCCGGGCCCGGATCAGGTCTTGGCGAGCGACTCGTAG
- a CDS encoding SUF system NifU family Fe-S cluster assembly protein: MEVDALYQEIILDHYRNPHHKGLREPFEAEVHHVNPTCGDEVTLRVHLVDGTIADVSYDSLGCSISQASTSVLTDLLIGKKLEEAMAVHGEFLALMQSKGQAQPNEDVLEDAVAFAGVSRYPARIKCALLGWMAWKDAVAQAGGAIA, encoded by the coding sequence ATGGAAGTCGACGCGCTGTACCAGGAGATCATCCTGGACCATTACCGGAACCCGCATCACAAGGGTTTGCGGGAGCCGTTCGAGGCCGAGGTGCACCACGTCAACCCGACCTGCGGCGACGAGGTGACCCTGCGGGTTCACCTGGTCGACGGCACGATCGCCGACGTCTCCTACGACAGCCTCGGTTGCTCGATCAGCCAGGCGTCCACCTCGGTGCTGACCGACCTGCTGATCGGCAAGAAGCTCGAGGAGGCGATGGCCGTGCACGGCGAGTTTCTCGCGCTGATGCAGTCGAAGGGCCAGGCGCAACCGAATGAGGACGTACTGGAGGACGCGGTCGCGTTCGCTGGTGTGAGCCGTTACCCGGCGCGGATCAAGTGTGCGCTGCTGGGGTGGATGGCTTGGAAGGACGCCGTCGCGCAAGCTGGAGGAGCGATCGCATGA
- a CDS encoding metal-sulfur cluster assembly factor, translating into MTDTATVSEDDLYEAMRDVVDPELGINVVDLGLVYGVSVDEANIATIDMTLTSAACPLTDVIEDQTRSALENIVADFRINWVWMPPWGPDKITDDGREMLRALGFNV; encoded by the coding sequence ATGACTGACACCGCAACCGTTTCCGAGGACGACCTCTACGAGGCCATGCGCGATGTGGTCGACCCCGAGCTCGGCATCAACGTGGTCGACCTCGGCCTGGTCTACGGGGTCAGCGTCGACGAGGCGAACATCGCCACGATCGACATGACGCTGACCTCTGCGGCCTGCCCGCTGACCGACGTGATCGAGGACCAGACCCGTTCGGCGTTGGAGAACATCGTCGCCGACTTCCGCATCAACTGGGTTTGGATGCCGCCGTGGGGCCCGGACAAGATCACCGATGATGGCCGGGAAATGCTTCGGGCATTGGGCTTCAACGTCTGA
- the sufB gene encoding Fe-S cluster assembly protein SufB → MTSTTETALEGIGRYDFGWSDANDVGATAQRGLSEDVVRNISKLKNEPEWMLEQRLKGLKLFYKKPMPNWGSDLSGIDFDNIKYFVRSTEKQATSWDELPDDIKNTYDRLGIPEAEKQRLVAGVAAQYESEVVYHQIREDLEQQGVLFLDTDTGLREHPEVFQEYFGSVIPAGDNKFSALNTAVWSGGSFIYVPKGVKVDIPLQAYFRINTENMGQFERTLIIVDEDAYVHYVEGCTAPIYSSDSLHSAVVEIIVKKGARCRYTTIQNWSNNVYNLVTKRARAEAGATMEWVDGNIGSKVTMKYPAVWMTGEHAHGEVLSIAFAGEGQHQDAGAKMVHAAPHTSSKIVSKSVARGGGRTSYRGLVRVQPGAHHSRSTVRCDALLVDDISRSDTYPYVDAREDDVALGHEATVSKVSDDQLFYLMSRGMSEDEAMAMIVRGFVEPIARELPMEYALELNRLIELQMEGAVG, encoded by the coding sequence ATGACCAGCACCACCGAGACCGCTCTCGAGGGCATCGGTCGGTACGACTTCGGTTGGTCCGACGCCAACGACGTCGGTGCCACGGCCCAACGCGGTCTGTCCGAGGACGTCGTCCGGAACATCTCCAAGCTGAAGAACGAGCCCGAGTGGATGCTCGAACAGCGGCTGAAGGGCCTCAAGCTCTTCTACAAGAAGCCCATGCCCAACTGGGGGTCGGACCTGTCGGGCATCGACTTCGACAACATCAAGTACTTCGTGCGCTCGACCGAGAAGCAGGCGACCAGCTGGGACGAGCTGCCGGACGACATCAAGAACACCTACGACCGGCTGGGCATCCCCGAGGCGGAGAAGCAGCGCCTGGTCGCCGGTGTCGCGGCCCAGTACGAGTCCGAGGTCGTCTACCACCAGATCCGCGAGGACCTCGAGCAGCAGGGCGTGCTGTTCCTCGACACCGATACCGGTCTGCGGGAGCACCCCGAGGTGTTCCAGGAGTACTTCGGCAGTGTGATCCCGGCCGGCGACAACAAGTTCTCCGCGCTGAACACCGCGGTGTGGTCCGGTGGCTCGTTCATCTACGTGCCCAAGGGCGTGAAGGTCGACATCCCGCTGCAGGCCTACTTCCGCATCAACACCGAGAACATGGGCCAGTTCGAGCGGACGTTGATCATCGTCGACGAGGACGCCTACGTGCACTACGTCGAGGGCTGCACGGCGCCGATTTACTCCTCGGACTCGCTGCACTCCGCGGTCGTGGAGATCATCGTGAAGAAGGGCGCCCGCTGCCGCTACACGACCATTCAGAACTGGTCGAACAACGTCTACAACCTGGTCACCAAGCGGGCTCGCGCCGAGGCCGGGGCGACCATGGAGTGGGTCGACGGCAACATCGGTTCCAAGGTCACCATGAAGTACCCGGCCGTGTGGATGACCGGCGAGCACGCGCACGGCGAGGTGCTCTCCATAGCCTTCGCGGGTGAGGGTCAGCACCAGGACGCGGGGGCCAAGATGGTGCACGCAGCACCGCACACATCCTCGAAGATCGTCTCCAAGTCGGTGGCCCGCGGCGGCGGCCGGACCTCCTACCGCGGTCTGGTCCGGGTGCAGCCCGGCGCGCACCACAGCCGGTCCACGGTTCGCTGCGACGCCCTGCTGGTCGACGACATCAGCCGCTCCGACACGTATCCCTACGTCGATGCCCGTGAGGACGACGTGGCCCTCGGTCACGAGGCCACGGTGTCCAAGGTGTCCGACGACCAGTTGTTCTACCTGATGAGCCGTGGCATGTCCGAGGACGAGGCCATGGCGATGATCGTGCGCGGCTTCGTCGAGCCGATCGCCCGCGAACTGCCGATGGAGTACGCGTTGGAGCTGAACCGCCTCATCGAGCTGCAGATGGAAGGGGCTGTCGGCTAG
- a CDS encoding cysteine desulfurase, protein MTHPQFLDAEKIRADFPILERRLAGDRPLVYLDSANTSQKPQVVIDALAEHYAMHNANVARAAHQLGEEATAAYEGARDKVAAFIGTTDRDGVIFTKNASEALNLVARVIPLAPGDEVVITEMEHHSNIVPWQQACERSGAKLRWFGITDSGRLDLSNIDELITERTRIVSLVWVSNALGTVNPVHEITRRAHEVGALVCVDASQAVPQMPVDVTALGADFVAFTGHKLCGPTGIGVLYGRSDLLAGLPPFLGGGEMIEIVRMEGSTYAPPPHRFEAGTPPIAQAVGLGAAIDYLSGIGMDAIAAHEHAITAYALDALRSVAGMRILGPTEPVDRGGAISFELGDLHPHDVGQVLDSLGIAVRGGHHCARPVHARFGVTASTRASFYLYTTTAEIDALVEGLDAVKRYFKVA, encoded by the coding sequence GTGACGCACCCTCAGTTTCTGGACGCGGAGAAGATCCGCGCGGACTTCCCGATCCTGGAGCGGCGCCTGGCCGGCGACCGGCCGCTGGTGTACCTGGACTCGGCGAACACCTCGCAGAAGCCGCAGGTCGTCATCGACGCGTTGGCCGAGCACTACGCGATGCACAACGCGAATGTCGCCCGCGCCGCGCACCAGCTCGGTGAGGAGGCCACCGCGGCCTACGAGGGCGCGCGCGACAAGGTCGCCGCGTTCATCGGCACCACCGACCGCGACGGCGTCATCTTCACCAAGAACGCCTCCGAGGCGCTGAACCTGGTGGCCCGGGTGATACCGCTGGCGCCGGGCGACGAGGTTGTCATCACCGAGATGGAGCACCACTCCAACATCGTGCCCTGGCAACAGGCGTGCGAACGGTCCGGCGCGAAGCTGCGGTGGTTCGGGATCACCGACTCCGGTCGCCTCGACCTGAGCAACATCGACGAACTCATCACCGAGCGAACTCGAATCGTCTCCCTGGTCTGGGTCTCCAACGCTCTGGGCACGGTGAACCCGGTCCACGAGATCACCCGCCGCGCGCACGAGGTCGGTGCGCTGGTCTGCGTCGACGCCTCACAGGCGGTGCCGCAGATGCCGGTCGATGTAACCGCCCTGGGCGCCGACTTCGTCGCGTTCACCGGGCACAAGCTTTGCGGACCGACCGGCATCGGCGTGCTGTACGGGCGCAGCGATCTGCTCGCCGGCCTGCCCCCGTTCCTGGGCGGCGGGGAGATGATCGAGATCGTGCGGATGGAGGGCTCGACGTACGCGCCGCCGCCGCACCGTTTCGAGGCCGGCACTCCACCGATCGCCCAGGCCGTCGGCCTCGGTGCGGCCATCGACTACCTGTCCGGCATCGGCATGGACGCGATTGCCGCGCACGAGCACGCGATCACCGCCTATGCGTTGGATGCGCTGAGATCCGTTGCGGGCATGCGAATTCTCGGTCCGACCGAGCCGGTCGACCGTGGGGGAGCGATCAGCTTCGAGCTGGGCGACCTGCACCCGCACGACGTCGGCCAGGTCCTCGACTCGCTCGGCATCGCGGTCCGCGGCGGCCACCACTGTGCCCGCCCGGTGCACGCCCGCTTCGGGGTCACCGCCTCGACCCGGGCGTCGTTCTACCTGTACACGACCACGGCTGAGATCGACGCCCTCGTCGAAGGGCTTGACGCCGTCAAGCGCTACTTCAAGGTGGCCTGA
- the sufC gene encoding Fe-S cluster assembly ATPase SufC: protein MSTLEIKDLHVTVDTPDGVKEILRGVDLTIAPGQTHAVMGPNGSGKSTLAYSIAGHPKYTVTSGSITLDGADVLAMSVDERARAGLFLAMQYPVEVPGVSVSNFLRTAKTAIAGEAPKLRTWVKDMKSAMSTLQMDPTFAERNVNEGFSGGEKKRHEILQLELLDPKVAILDETDSGLDIDALKVVSDGVNRFRADGDKGVLLITHYTRILRYIAPDFVHVFVGGRFVEEGGPELAERLEAEGYERFLDRTPV, encoded by the coding sequence ATGAGCACGCTCGAGATCAAGGACCTGCACGTCACGGTGGACACTCCCGATGGCGTCAAGGAGATCCTGCGCGGGGTCGACCTGACCATCGCGCCGGGGCAGACCCATGCGGTCATGGGGCCCAACGGTTCGGGCAAGTCCACGCTGGCCTACAGCATCGCCGGGCATCCGAAGTACACGGTGACCTCCGGAAGCATCACCCTCGACGGCGCCGACGTGCTCGCCATGTCCGTCGACGAGCGGGCGCGCGCCGGGCTGTTCCTGGCGATGCAGTACCCGGTCGAGGTCCCCGGCGTCAGCGTCTCGAACTTCCTGCGCACCGCGAAGACCGCCATCGCCGGCGAGGCCCCGAAGTTGCGAACCTGGGTCAAGGACATGAAGTCCGCGATGAGCACCCTGCAGATGGACCCGACCTTCGCCGAGCGGAACGTCAACGAGGGGTTCTCGGGTGGCGAGAAGAAGCGCCACGAGATCCTGCAGCTGGAACTGCTCGACCCCAAGGTCGCGATCCTCGACGAGACCGACTCGGGCCTGGACATCGACGCGCTGAAGGTGGTGTCCGACGGCGTGAACCGCTTCCGCGCCGACGGCGACAAAGGCGTTCTGCTGATCACCCACTACACCCGGATCCTGCGGTACATCGCTCCGGACTTCGTGCACGTGTTCGTCGGTGGCCGGTTCGTCGAGGAGGGCGGGCCGGAGCTGGCCGAGCGGCTGGAGGCAGAGGGCTACGAGCGATTCCTCGACAGGACTCCAGTGTGA
- the sufD gene encoding Fe-S cluster assembly protein SufD: MTVHQMLPVPTGHEEEWRFTPLRRLRGLHDGTAAGDGKVLVSAVAAPGVTVETVGRDDERIGRSGEYSDRVAQHAFASFTTATVVTVPKELVATEPTVLTLRGEGADGAAYGHLVIDVAPFASATVVLDHQGSATYAGNVEVHVSDSASLNLISIQDWADDSVHLGHQRIVLGRDARIRAVTVTFGGDLVRLVPQVSYTAPGGDAELLGLYFADDGQHLEHRSYVDHSVPHCRSNVAYKGALQGRSAHTVWVGDVMIRANAVGTDTYELNRNLILSDGARADSVPNLEILTGEIAGAGHASATGRFDDEQLFYLQARGIPAEEARRLVVRGFFAEIIARIGVPDVEARLLSTIEHELESLA; the protein is encoded by the coding sequence GTGACGGTCCATCAGATGCTTCCCGTGCCCACCGGGCACGAGGAGGAGTGGCGGTTCACGCCCTTGCGCCGATTGCGCGGCCTGCACGACGGCACCGCCGCCGGCGACGGCAAGGTGCTCGTATCCGCGGTCGCCGCGCCCGGCGTGACCGTCGAGACGGTCGGCCGGGACGACGAGCGGATCGGGCGGTCCGGGGAGTACTCCGACCGTGTCGCCCAGCATGCGTTCGCCTCGTTCACCACGGCCACCGTGGTGACCGTGCCCAAGGAACTTGTCGCCACCGAGCCGACGGTGCTCACCTTGCGCGGCGAGGGTGCCGACGGCGCGGCCTACGGCCACCTCGTCATCGACGTCGCCCCGTTCGCGTCGGCCACCGTGGTGCTCGATCACCAGGGCTCGGCCACGTACGCGGGAAACGTGGAGGTGCACGTTTCTGACAGTGCGTCACTGAATCTGATCAGCATCCAGGACTGGGCCGACGACAGCGTCCATCTGGGCCACCAGCGCATCGTGCTCGGTCGGGACGCCCGCATCCGCGCGGTGACGGTCACCTTCGGCGGGGACTTGGTCCGGCTCGTGCCGCAGGTCAGCTACACCGCCCCCGGCGGCGACGCGGAGCTGCTCGGGCTGTACTTCGCCGACGACGGCCAGCACCTGGAACATCGCTCCTACGTCGATCACTCGGTGCCGCACTGCCGTAGCAATGTTGCGTACAAGGGCGCGCTGCAGGGTAGGAGCGCGCACACCGTCTGGGTCGGGGACGTGATGATCCGGGCCAACGCTGTCGGCACCGACACGTACGAGCTGAACCGCAACCTGATCCTGTCCGACGGCGCGCGGGCCGACTCGGTGCCGAACCTGGAGATCCTGACCGGCGAGATCGCCGGGGCCGGGCACGCCAGCGCCACGGGACGTTTCGACGACGAGCAGTTGTTCTACCTCCAGGCGCGCGGTATCCCGGCCGAGGAGGCACGGCGCCTCGTGGTGCGCGGCTTCTTCGCCGAGATCATCGCCCGCATCGGCGTTCCCGACGTCGAGGCGCGCCTGCTGTCGACCATCGAGCACGAACTGGAGAGCTTGGCCTGA
- a CDS encoding branched-chain amino acid ABC transporter ATP-binding protein/permease: protein MSIELDRKLTFGRHRGASDSEPESSDFRQALATADESTETELDTSHNPHTRSRPLLSLLRQPLNVVGALIAIFWIFAAKDYWVFTISSGLIIGIVVLGVMVMTGWCREVNLASAGVYATTLYLASYVYRTQPNGWGLPMVVAVAVAIAVGALIMLCVSVLAVRFSGVYVMVFTLGLQEMIEKVMFTRYKLTGGDTALDNPRPVFFGYDMEGHDRPFYLFLLGVVALVLAFLCRLRFSPQGRAMMLTGADQQAAAAVGINPWKAKALGFAISGGLGGLGGILAAMLYVSAPTTVNYQAVTSLLWLSIAILGGFDSMTAVLGVAVLFQAIPFWLEHYHVDYYLLSGLSLLVGVLLGNRGLGGRLQDLYRRARFGPAAKRRASRAATLTTSASVLSRSDGTIAVAEYGANAAVRQRALGVLEEWFPKRRTAEFALTAENIHISFGGVHALRGATIRVPTGSFTGLIGPNGAGKTTLFDVVSGLQRPDRGTVRIFGENVTGRRPWDRAAMGMTRTFQTTRVHKDLGVADNLMAGAGLRVKGNLAQFVIGDPRSWRQVRQAEEAAFAIAQLLNIDRYWDERVGELEFSARRRTELGRALLSGPQILLLDEPTSGLDPASSGSLISLVRQLQVDLGLTVLLVEHYVKAVLEGCDLVYVLAEGRILAEGAPSLVAADADVQEQYLGAGSEHSKVPWRERMRAEGRIPTGV, encoded by the coding sequence ATGAGTATCGAGCTCGATCGGAAGCTCACCTTCGGCCGGCACCGCGGCGCGTCGGACTCCGAACCGGAGAGCAGCGACTTCCGGCAGGCCCTGGCGACCGCCGACGAGTCGACCGAGACGGAACTCGACACCTCGCACAACCCGCACACCCGCTCGCGGCCGTTGCTGTCGCTGCTGCGTCAGCCGTTGAACGTCGTCGGCGCCCTGATCGCCATTTTTTGGATCTTTGCCGCCAAGGACTACTGGGTCTTCACGATCTCCTCCGGTCTGATCATCGGCATCGTCGTTCTGGGCGTGATGGTGATGACCGGTTGGTGCCGCGAGGTGAACCTGGCCTCGGCCGGTGTGTACGCGACGACGCTCTATCTCGCCTCCTACGTCTACCGGACCCAGCCCAACGGGTGGGGTCTGCCGATGGTCGTGGCAGTGGCGGTCGCGATCGCGGTGGGCGCGCTGATCATGCTCTGCGTCTCGGTGCTGGCGGTCCGTTTCTCCGGCGTCTACGTCATGGTCTTCACGCTCGGTCTGCAGGAGATGATCGAGAAGGTCATGTTCACCCGGTACAAGCTGACCGGTGGCGACACGGCGCTGGACAACCCGCGGCCGGTCTTCTTCGGGTACGACATGGAAGGTCACGACCGCCCCTTCTACCTGTTCCTGCTCGGGGTTGTCGCGCTGGTGCTGGCGTTCCTGTGCCGGCTGCGGTTCTCCCCACAGGGCCGGGCGATGATGCTCACCGGGGCAGACCAGCAGGCCGCCGCCGCGGTCGGGATCAACCCGTGGAAGGCCAAGGCGTTGGGCTTCGCGATTTCCGGCGGCCTCGGCGGGCTCGGCGGCATCCTCGCCGCGATGTTGTACGTCAGTGCCCCGACAACGGTGAATTACCAGGCGGTCACCTCGCTGCTGTGGCTGTCGATCGCGATCCTCGGCGGGTTCGACTCGATGACCGCGGTACTGGGCGTCGCAGTGCTGTTCCAGGCGATCCCGTTCTGGCTGGAGCACTACCACGTCGACTACTACTTGCTGTCAGGCCTCTCGCTGCTCGTCGGTGTCCTTCTCGGCAACCGTGGCCTGGGCGGCCGCCTCCAGGACCTCTATCGACGAGCGCGGTTCGGACCGGCCGCCAAGCGCCGCGCCTCACGCGCCGCGACCTTGACCACCTCCGCCTCCGTGCTCAGCCGCAGCGACGGCACGATCGCGGTGGCCGAGTACGGCGCGAACGCCGCAGTGCGGCAACGGGCCTTGGGCGTTCTCGAGGAGTGGTTCCCGAAGCGCCGCACCGCGGAGTTCGCCCTGACCGCCGAGAACATCCACATATCCTTCGGCGGCGTCCACGCGCTTCGCGGCGCGACCATCCGAGTCCCCACCGGGTCGTTCACCGGACTGATCGGCCCGAACGGGGCCGGCAAGACGACGCTGTTCGACGTCGTCTCCGGGCTGCAGCGGCCGGACCGCGGCACCGTCCGGATCTTCGGCGAGAACGTGACCGGCCGGCGGCCCTGGGACCGCGCGGCGATGGGCATGACCCGGACCTTCCAGACCACGCGGGTCCACAAGGATCTGGGGGTCGCCGACAACCTGATGGCCGGCGCCGGGCTGCGCGTCAAGGGCAACCTCGCGCAGTTCGTCATCGGCGATCCCCGCTCCTGGCGGCAGGTGCGCCAGGCGGAGGAGGCAGCATTCGCGATCGCGCAGCTGCTGAACATCGACCGGTACTGGGACGAGCGGGTCGGCGAGCTGGAATTCTCGGCGCGACGCCGCACCGAGCTGGGCCGGGCGCTGTTGTCCGGGCCACAGATCCTGCTGCTGGACGAGCCGACCTCGGGGCTCGACCCGGCCTCGTCCGGCTCGCTGATCAGCCTGGTGCGGCAGCTGCAGGTCGACCTCGGTCTGACGGTGCTGCTGGTCGAGCACTACGTCAAGGCCGTGCTCGAGGGCTGCGACTTGGTCTACGTGCTTGCCGAGGGCCGGATCCTCGCCGAGGGCGCGCCGAGCCTCGTCGCCGCGGACGCCGACGTACAGGAGCAGTACCTCGGCGCCGGTTCGGAGCACTCGAAGGTGCCGTGGCGGGAGCGGATGCGCGCCGAGGGACGGATCCCGACCGGTGTCTGA
- a CDS encoding ABC transporter ATP-binding protein: protein MSESSNGSGYPKLILENVRAGYDGVAVLFDVNMEVWPGEIVVLCGGNGAGKSTLLKAIMGTVSVFGGEIRYDDQRINRWASHRRTKAGISFSPEGRRVFASLTVKENLHAGASHVPTSQLSERRQDVYEYFPILGRREEQLAGTLSGGEQQMVAIGRALMSRPDLILVEEPSQGLAPVVVDRVYQALQRICVDRNVSVVIAEQFQQLRVNDCDRVLVIDKGTVVPYESLAKT from the coding sequence GTGTCTGAGTCCTCGAACGGGTCGGGATACCCCAAGCTCATCCTGGAGAACGTCCGCGCCGGATACGACGGCGTCGCCGTCCTGTTCGACGTCAACATGGAGGTCTGGCCCGGCGAGATCGTGGTCCTCTGCGGCGGGAACGGGGCCGGTAAGTCCACGTTGCTCAAGGCGATCATGGGCACGGTCTCGGTGTTCGGCGGCGAGATCCGTTACGACGACCAGCGCATCAACCGGTGGGCCTCGCACCGGCGCACCAAGGCCGGGATCAGCTTCTCCCCCGAGGGTCGACGGGTGTTCGCGTCCCTGACAGTCAAGGAGAACCTGCACGCCGGGGCGTCGCACGTGCCGACCTCCCAGCTGTCCGAACGGCGCCAGGACGTCTACGAGTACTTCCCGATCCTGGGCCGACGCGAGGAACAACTGGCCGGCACGTTGTCCGGCGGTGAGCAGCAGATGGTCGCGATCGGCCGGGCGTTGATGAGTCGCCCGGACCTGATCCTGGTCGAGGAGCCCTCGCAGGGTCTCGCGCCGGTGGTCGTGGACCGCGTTTATCAGGCGCTGCAGCGGATCTGCGTGGACCGCAACGTCTCCGTGGTGATCGCCGAGCAGTTCCAGCAGTTACGGGTGAACGACTGCGACCGGGTGCTGGTGATCGACAAGGGCACAGTCGTGCCCTACGAGTCGCTCGCCAAGACCTGA